From a region of the Candidatus Pantoea bituminis genome:
- a CDS encoding transglutaminase family protein: MRLNIEHKTWYAYEQQVKLSTQYLRLTPQDSVHQQIISWELILPCEATRTRDAYGNVMHVLTLDTPHQKLEIAARGEVEILDGGEMAADPDCALSPLIFLRATPLTQPDGAIMDFALRYWRPEAPIASLEKLMDALLLKMPYRPGSTQVTDAAAKVFAAGSGVCQDHSHVFLACCRTLGIPARYVSGYLYTDNVEHVATHAWVEAWLDGNWHSFDITNNTRSTRQHLRLAVGVDYLDACPVRGMRLGGGGEDMLAIAAVQKIIPQQ, encoded by the coding sequence ATGAGACTGAACATTGAGCACAAAACCTGGTATGCCTACGAGCAACAGGTAAAACTCAGCACCCAGTATCTGCGCCTGACGCCGCAAGACTCTGTGCATCAACAGATCATCTCATGGGAATTGATCTTGCCCTGCGAGGCAACGCGCACGCGAGATGCCTACGGTAACGTGATGCACGTTTTAACGCTGGATACGCCCCATCAAAAGCTGGAGATTGCCGCGCGGGGTGAAGTGGAGATTCTTGACGGCGGCGAAATGGCAGCCGATCCCGATTGCGCTTTATCACCGCTGATTTTTCTGCGTGCCACGCCACTGACTCAGCCAGACGGTGCCATCATGGACTTTGCCTTGCGCTACTGGCGGCCCGAAGCGCCGATCGCCAGCCTGGAAAAGTTGATGGATGCATTACTGTTGAAAATGCCCTATCGGCCAGGCAGTACGCAGGTTACGGATGCAGCAGCAAAAGTTTTTGCTGCCGGTTCAGGCGTATGCCAGGACCACAGTCATGTGTTTCTCGCCTGTTGCCGTACGCTGGGCATCCCCGCTCGCTATGTCAGCGGCTACCTTTATACTGACAATGTTGAACACGTCGCTACTCACGCTTGGGTTGAAGCCTGGCTGGATGGCAATTGGCACAGCTTTGATATCACCAATAATACCCGCAGCACGCGCCAGCATTTACGGTTGGCGGTTGGCGTGGATTATCTGGATGCCTGCCCGGTACGCGGAATGCGTTTAGGCGGCGGCGGTGAAGATATGCTGGCAATCGCTGCGGTGCAAAAAATAATTCCGCAGCAATAA
- a CDS encoding proteasome-type protease has translation MTYCVAMRLSSGMIFVSDSRTNAGVDHISSFRKLHVFQVNDERTLVLQSAGNLATTQSVMSLLRRNCEDDNQPNLLNGKSLYDVALLVGDTLREVIRRDGEEFGGSLLLGGQIRGEEPRLFQIYPQGNFIEASVDTPYFQIGESKYGKPIIDRVLRFETPLSQAMQCALISMDSTLASNISVGLPLDAMVYRSDSFSDSEQYHITDQHPYFSQIRQLWSKGLLSVFSQLPPLQL, from the coding sequence ATGACTTATTGTGTGGCAATGCGTTTATCGTCTGGAATGATTTTCGTCTCTGACTCACGCACCAATGCAGGCGTGGATCACATCTCATCTTTCCGTAAACTGCACGTTTTTCAGGTCAACGATGAACGCACGCTGGTGCTGCAAAGCGCGGGCAATTTAGCGACCACGCAAAGCGTTATGAGCTTACTGCGGCGAAACTGTGAAGATGATAATCAGCCCAATTTGCTCAACGGTAAATCGCTGTATGACGTGGCGCTGCTGGTGGGTGATACCTTGCGAGAAGTGATCCGGCGTGACGGTGAAGAGTTCGGCGGATCGCTGCTGTTAGGCGGGCAGATTCGGGGTGAAGAACCGCGCTTGTTTCAAATCTATCCGCAGGGCAACTTCATTGAAGCCAGCGTGGATACGCCATACTTCCAAATTGGTGAGAGCAAATACGGTAAACCGATTATTGATCGCGTATTGCGTTTTGAAACACCGCTCAGCCAGGCGATGCAGTGTGCCCTGATTTCAATGGATTCAACACTGGCGAGTAATATTTCGGTGGGATTACCGCTGGATGCGATGGTGTATCGCAGCGACAGTTTTAGCGACAGCGAGCAGTATCACATCACCGATCAGCATCCTTATTTCTCCCAAATCCGGCAACTGTGGAGTAAAGGGTTACTGAGCGTATTTTCTCAATTACCGCCGCTACAGCTTTAA
- a CDS encoding response regulator transcription factor has protein sequence MTNTIYIVDDHPLICDSIQLYAQANNYRVVGTANKSDSLFLDIFHLKPDVLILDLNLPGHSGIALVKDLKQVLSKQKIIIFTASESLFYQRCCLQLGVEGYLRKRDEPEELLNALNDVIQGKRCYPMSSSDSLLWAHYEDDKLMSLTRRELMVLVKLAAGYSNKEIAALLHLSNKTISTYKIAIQQKLEIKGIREIIAIAERNDLI, from the coding sequence ATGACTAATACGATTTATATTGTTGATGATCACCCATTGATCTGCGATAGCATCCAACTTTATGCTCAGGCTAATAATTATCGGGTGGTCGGTACTGCGAATAAAAGTGATTCTTTATTTCTGGATATTTTCCATCTTAAGCCCGATGTTTTAATCCTGGATCTCAATTTACCTGGCCATTCAGGCATTGCGTTAGTTAAAGACCTAAAACAAGTCTTATCTAAGCAAAAAATCATCATTTTTACCGCTTCAGAAAGCCTGTTTTATCAGCGCTGCTGTTTACAGCTAGGTGTCGAAGGCTACCTTCGTAAGCGCGACGAGCCAGAGGAGTTGCTCAATGCCTTAAACGATGTGATACAGGGTAAGCGCTGTTATCCGATGTCTTCATCCGATTCGCTGCTCTGGGCCCATTATGAAGATGATAAATTAATGAGCCTGACACGGCGTGAATTAATGGTTTTAGTCAAGCTCGCTGCGGGTTATTCCAATAAAGAGATCGCTGCGCTGCTTCATCTCAGCAATAAGACAATTAGCACGTATAAAATCGCTATTCAGCAAAAACTGGAAATTAAAGGAATCCGGGAAATTATTGCTATAGCTGAACGCAATGACCTTATTTAA
- a CDS encoding LacI family DNA-binding transcriptional regulator, whose amino-acid sequence MKQRLKVSEIAALSGVSISTVSRVLAGKSNTRPSTRDKVLAIAQQQGVLDNLHSGRLLLNNLMVFAPPRAFDVRSDIFYYKVIQGISQAVEPHEVRLRYCPLEEVESDAALFIEKMQQTEAALLVGIDDERIHQLAAEMNKPCVLINALDRRMRLPSVAPHHQLIGEFSARYLFEQGHRQILSLHCLRRYTMEQRLQGVRDAWHAMNLRFDSRQHLLTLNSFSSNEAAERLTEYLRHCPQAQRPTAILASGDYIAAGAVTALQQAGLRVPQDISVMSMDGFNLAAIHDIPLTSVQVPRDELGEAAVRMLQQLRLHPGAPPGTLLLNGKLVVRESVRRIRDNLSHAPVQQYGLYD is encoded by the coding sequence ATGAAACAAAGGCTTAAAGTCAGCGAAATTGCGGCGCTCAGCGGCGTGTCGATCAGCACGGTTTCGCGAGTACTGGCGGGAAAATCCAATACCCGGCCCAGCACCCGCGACAAAGTATTGGCGATCGCGCAGCAGCAAGGCGTGCTGGATAATCTGCACAGCGGACGTCTGCTGCTGAATAATTTGATGGTGTTTGCGCCCCCGCGCGCCTTTGATGTACGCAGCGATATCTTCTATTACAAGGTGATTCAGGGCATTAGTCAGGCGGTTGAACCGCATGAGGTGCGGTTGCGCTACTGTCCGCTGGAGGAAGTGGAAAGCGACGCGGCCTTGTTTATTGAAAAAATGCAGCAGACCGAAGCCGCGTTATTGGTAGGAATAGATGACGAGCGCATTCATCAGCTAGCGGCCGAAATGAACAAGCCGTGCGTACTGATTAATGCCCTGGATCGCCGCATGCGTTTGCCTTCTGTGGCGCCGCATCATCAGTTAATTGGCGAGTTCTCGGCCCGTTATCTGTTTGAGCAAGGTCATCGCCAGATCCTGTCGCTGCACTGTCTGCGGCGTTACACCATGGAGCAGCGATTGCAGGGCGTGCGCGATGCCTGGCATGCGATGAATCTGCGCTTCGACAGCCGCCAGCATCTGTTAACCCTCAACAGTTTTAGCAGCAATGAAGCCGCAGAGCGCTTAACGGAATATTTGCGGCATTGTCCGCAGGCACAAAGGCCGACAGCGATTCTGGCCAGCGGCGATTACATTGCCGCTGGCGCGGTGACGGCGCTGCAACAGGCTGGACTGCGCGTGCCACAGGACATTTCGGTGATGAGTATGGATGGCTTTAACCTTGCCGCGATACACGATATTCCACTGACGTCGGTGCAGGTGCCCCGCGATGAGTTGGGTGAAGCGGCGGTACGCATGCTGCAACAGCTGCGGCTGCATCCCGGCGCTCCGCCCGGCACCTTGCTGCTCAATGGCAAGCTGGTGGTGCGCGAATCGGTGCGCCGGATACGCGATAACCTCAGCCATGCGCCCGTTCAGCAGTATGGCTTATACGATTAG
- a CDS encoding glycoside hydrolase family 31 protein, translated as MKTLKNWTLQQQADHFVELNVEDRHLLRLYVLESGLMRVLLKRNGELALNRTWSIAPEEDVPWEGRDRESLAGFSLPDFKVEHDAQQLRVSSDRLRVTVHQPLCLSWEHFDGTTWQPLAADRHTGAYLLNAHGDGVEHYQRRQPQDRVYGLGEKSGDLNRVNRRYEMRNLDAMGYNAQSTDPLYKHIPFTLTQRDGVSFGLFYDNLSSSWLDLGNELDNYHLPYRRYRAEAGDLDYYFMLGPKLLDVTKAFVQLTGRTLFQPKWSLGYSGSTMHYTDAPDAQQQLQSFIRLCREHEIPCDSFQLSSGYTSINNKRYVFNWNYDKVPNPNAMSEAFHRAGMKLAANIKPCLLQDHPRYQEVASQGLFIRDSERDRPERSVFWDDEGSHLDFTHPQAVRWWQDNVTEQLLAKGIDSTWNDNNEYEVWDGEARCHGFGTEIAIKHIRPVMPLLMMRASMEAQQRFAPEKRPYLISRSGCAGMQRYVQTWSGDNRTNWQTLRYNIRMGLGMSLSGLFNVGHDVGGFSGDKPDAELFVRWVQNGVMHPRFTIHSWNDDHTVNEPWMYPEVTSMIREAIRLRYRLMPYLYTLAWQASAQDEPMLRPTFLDHEEDEKTYQECDDFLLGRDVLVASVVEQGAREREVYLPHNAHGWYDWHSGNWFAGGQQVTLDAPIDRLPLLVRAGAAIPLGSCESTTNAQLDNIRELQLWPAPGEVTTQGELFDDDGESHGWREGNALWLSWSLKGSATRLDLTLEKRGDYQPAWHEMTILLPPGETRELWVNGEKTARYRLV; from the coding sequence ATGAAAACCCTGAAAAACTGGACGCTGCAGCAACAGGCTGATCACTTCGTTGAACTGAATGTAGAAGATCGCCACCTTCTGCGCCTGTATGTGCTGGAATCGGGCCTGATGCGCGTGCTGTTAAAACGTAATGGCGAACTGGCGCTGAATCGTACCTGGAGCATTGCGCCGGAAGAAGATGTGCCGTGGGAAGGACGCGATCGTGAATCGCTGGCGGGATTTTCGCTGCCTGATTTCAAGGTTGAACACGATGCGCAGCAGCTGCGCGTCAGCAGCGATAGATTGCGCGTCACGGTGCATCAGCCGCTCTGTTTGAGTTGGGAACATTTTGATGGCACCACCTGGCAGCCGCTGGCCGCCGATCGCCACACTGGCGCCTATCTTCTTAACGCGCATGGCGATGGCGTTGAACATTATCAGCGTCGCCAGCCACAGGATCGCGTGTATGGATTGGGGGAGAAAAGTGGCGATCTCAATCGGGTCAATCGTCGCTATGAAATGCGTAATCTGGATGCGATGGGTTACAACGCGCAGAGTACCGATCCGCTCTACAAACATATTCCGTTTACCCTGACGCAGCGTGATGGGGTGAGCTTTGGTCTGTTTTACGACAACCTCAGCAGCAGCTGGCTTGATTTGGGCAATGAGCTGGATAATTATCATCTGCCCTATCGCCGTTATCGCGCTGAAGCGGGCGATCTCGACTATTACTTCATGCTCGGTCCAAAACTGCTGGATGTGACCAAAGCCTTTGTGCAGCTGACCGGGCGCACGCTGTTTCAGCCAAAATGGAGCCTGGGTTACAGCGGCTCAACCATGCATTACACCGATGCGCCCGATGCGCAGCAGCAGCTGCAGTCGTTTATTCGCTTGTGTCGCGAGCACGAAATTCCCTGCGACTCTTTCCAGCTCTCTTCCGGTTATACCTCAATCAACAACAAGCGTTACGTGTTCAACTGGAACTACGACAAAGTACCTAACCCGAATGCGATGAGTGAGGCGTTTCACCGCGCCGGTATGAAGCTGGCGGCGAATATCAAACCTTGTCTGTTGCAGGATCATCCACGCTATCAGGAAGTGGCGTCGCAAGGGCTGTTCATTCGTGACTCAGAGCGGGATCGCCCTGAACGCTCCGTTTTTTGGGATGATGAAGGCTCGCACCTCGACTTTACCCATCCGCAAGCGGTGCGCTGGTGGCAGGACAATGTGACGGAGCAACTGCTGGCAAAAGGCATTGATTCCACCTGGAATGATAACAACGAATATGAAGTGTGGGATGGCGAAGCGCGCTGCCACGGCTTTGGCACTGAAATTGCCATCAAGCATATTCGCCCGGTGATGCCGCTGCTCATGATGCGTGCCTCAATGGAAGCGCAGCAGCGTTTTGCACCGGAGAAACGGCCTTATTTGATTTCACGTTCTGGCTGTGCCGGTATGCAGCGCTACGTGCAAACCTGGAGCGGCGATAACCGCACCAACTGGCAGACGCTGCGTTACAACATTCGTATGGGACTGGGCATGAGTTTGTCTGGGTTGTTCAACGTTGGGCATGATGTCGGCGGCTTTTCGGGCGATAAACCCGATGCTGAGCTGTTTGTGCGTTGGGTGCAAAATGGCGTCATGCACCCCCGTTTTACCATCCATTCGTGGAATGACGATCACACCGTAAATGAGCCGTGGATGTATCCCGAAGTCACATCGATGATCCGCGAGGCGATTCGCCTGCGTTATCGGCTGATGCCTTATTTGTATACGTTGGCGTGGCAGGCCAGCGCGCAAGACGAGCCGATGCTGCGCCCAACGTTTCTCGATCATGAAGAGGACGAGAAGACTTACCAAGAGTGCGACGACTTCTTGCTGGGCCGCGATGTGCTGGTGGCGAGTGTGGTGGAGCAGGGTGCACGTGAGCGTGAAGTTTATCTACCGCATAACGCACACGGTTGGTATGACTGGCACAGCGGAAACTGGTTTGCGGGTGGGCAGCAGGTGACGCTGGACGCGCCGATTGATCGCTTGCCGCTGTTGGTGCGTGCTGGCGCGGCAATCCCACTCGGAAGTTGTGAAAGCACCACCAATGCGCAACTGGATAATATACGTGAACTGCAATTGTGGCCTGCGCCTGGTGAAGTGACTACTCAAGGCGAGCTATTTGATGATGATGGTGAAAGCCATGGCTGGCGTGAAGGCAATGCGCTGTGGCTGAGCTGGTCGTTAAAAGGCAGCGCAACACGGCTGGATCTGACGCTGGAAAAACGCGGTGACTACCAACCGGCATGGCATGAAATGACGATTCTGTTGCCGCCAGGAGAAACGCGTGAGTTGTGGGTGAATGGAGAAAAAACCGCGCGTTATCGCTTGGTTTAG
- a CDS encoding FadR/GntR family transcriptional regulator produces the protein MPITRLENPRIYRQIADQLRGLIERGEFPPGSRLPAERELAKQLQVSRASVREALIALEVVGLVDVKVGNGVVVKALPKATMSSRTPRQPWQEMDSELNIDIDFNAELAPFSLLQARRLIEPETAALAARNASSEQLLQIRTAFEQNCKDNRANSQTHPGDRLFHIRIAQASGNQTYGFIIGQLLGHRYGTMFRTLQQRFTPEDMPHRSEQEHLQILEALEARDSRRARQAMKAHLDQVIAIFSRA, from the coding sequence ATGCCGATCACCCGACTCGAAAATCCGCGCATCTATCGCCAGATAGCCGATCAACTACGTGGCTTGATCGAGCGTGGTGAATTTCCGCCCGGCAGCCGTTTACCGGCAGAACGGGAACTGGCTAAACAGCTGCAGGTGAGCCGTGCATCAGTACGGGAAGCGTTGATCGCGCTGGAAGTGGTGGGTTTGGTGGATGTGAAAGTCGGAAACGGCGTGGTGGTGAAAGCGCTGCCGAAGGCCACAATGTCGAGCCGCACGCCACGTCAACCGTGGCAGGAAATGGACAGCGAACTCAATATTGATATCGATTTTAATGCTGAATTAGCGCCTTTTTCGTTGCTTCAGGCCCGGCGTTTGATAGAACCCGAAACTGCAGCGCTGGCTGCGCGCAATGCCAGCAGCGAACAGCTGCTGCAAATCCGTACCGCCTTTGAACAGAACTGCAAAGATAACCGCGCCAATTCGCAAACCCATCCCGGTGACCGTCTGTTTCATATTCGGATTGCCCAAGCGAGCGGCAATCAGACCTACGGCTTTATCATTGGCCAACTGCTGGGACATCGCTATGGCACCATGTTTCGTACCCTGCAACAGCGCTTTACGCCAGAAGATATGCCGCACCGCTCTGAGCAGGAACATTTGCAGATTCTTGAGGCGCTGGAAGCGCGCGACAGTCGCCGCGCGCGTCAGGCCATGAAGGCGCATCTTGATCAGGTGATTGCGATTTTCTCCCGCGCCTAA
- a CDS encoding L-fuconate dehydratase, producing the protein MTTITALRVDDVRFPTSAQLDGSDAMNPDPDYSAAYVTLETDDPALSGYGLTFTIGRGNEICCAAIRSLQHLVVGRTLESIRDNMGQFWRDITSDSQLRWIGPDKGAIHLATGAVVNAVWDLWARAEQKPLWRLVADMTPQELVRCIDFRYLSDAITPQEALQILQRQEPGKAQRIASLEQNGYPCYTTSAGWLGYSDEKLRGLCQQAVDAGFNFVKLKVGQDVEDDIRRVRIAREVLGENRQLMIDANQVWEVDEAIRWVKALSFARPWFIEEPTSPDDIEGHRKIREGVLPVKVATGEMCQNRIIFKQLMMRGAIDVVQIDACRLGGVNEVLAVMLMAAKYNLPVCPHAGGVGLCEYVQHLSMIDYVAIAGTHEGRVIEYVDHLHQHFKTPCEIRGAAYMPPREPGYSIEMYPESIAEYRFRGNV; encoded by the coding sequence ATGACAACCATCACCGCTCTTCGCGTCGACGACGTTCGTTTTCCGACCTCCGCGCAGCTCGACGGCTCGGATGCCATGAATCCCGATCCTGATTACAGCGCGGCCTACGTGACGCTAGAAACAGACGATCCGGCGTTATCCGGTTATGGGCTGACGTTCACCATTGGGCGCGGCAATGAAATTTGCTGCGCGGCGATTCGCAGCCTGCAACATCTGGTGGTTGGACGCACGCTGGAAAGTATCCGCGACAATATGGGGCAGTTCTGGCGCGATATAACGAGCGACAGCCAGCTGCGCTGGATCGGACCTGACAAAGGCGCGATCCACCTGGCAACGGGTGCGGTGGTGAATGCTGTCTGGGATCTGTGGGCGCGTGCCGAGCAAAAACCGTTGTGGCGATTGGTGGCTGACATGACACCGCAAGAATTGGTGCGCTGTATCGATTTCCGCTATTTAAGCGACGCGATTACGCCGCAGGAAGCGCTGCAAATCCTGCAACGACAGGAACCGGGTAAGGCGCAGCGCATCGCCAGCCTCGAACAGAACGGTTATCCCTGTTACACCACGTCGGCTGGCTGGTTGGGTTACAGCGATGAAAAGCTGCGCGGCCTTTGCCAGCAGGCAGTCGATGCCGGATTTAACTTTGTGAAGCTCAAAGTCGGGCAGGATGTTGAGGATGATATTCGCCGCGTGCGCATTGCTCGCGAGGTGCTGGGCGAGAATCGTCAACTGATGATCGACGCGAATCAGGTGTGGGAAGTGGATGAGGCGATTCGCTGGGTAAAAGCGCTCTCCTTTGCGCGCCCGTGGTTTATCGAAGAACCCACCAGCCCGGACGACATTGAAGGTCACCGTAAAATCCGCGAAGGGGTGCTGCCGGTGAAAGTCGCGACCGGCGAAATGTGCCAGAACCGCATCATCTTTAAACAGCTGATGATGCGCGGTGCGATTGACGTGGTGCAGATTGATGCTTGTCGTCTTGGTGGCGTCAATGAAGTGCTGGCGGTGATGCTAATGGCGGCGAAATACAATCTGCCGGTCTGCCCACACGCGGGCGGCGTTGGGCTGTGTGAATACGTTCAGCATCTGTCGATGATTGACTATGTTGCTATCGCCGGAACCCACGAAGGACGCGTCATAGAGTATGTTGACCATCTGCATCAGCACTTCAAAACGCCGTGTGAAATCCGTGGCGCCGCCTATATGCCGCCGCGTGAACCGGGCTATTCCATTGAGATGTATCCCGAATCCATCGCCGAATATCGCTTTCGGGGAAATGTTTAA
- a CDS encoding amidohydrolase family protein translates to MLRIDAHQHFWHYQPEAFSWIDNSALKQDFLPAQLRPELSATQIDGCIAVQARPCEAENQFLCDLAAHHDEILGVVGWIDLQQPDPVALDPRCCGFRHPVQDEADPVAWLASDVVARGMRQLQQQQFSWDLLVTHHHLQQAAVFAQRHDAHWIVLDHLGKPDIAAGAEQWKQQIAPLAALPHVVCKLSGLVTEAGAGWQGAQLLPFFDAALALFGPSRLMFGSDWPVSQGEARYQQVCDLCQQLTQTLSQPEQQAIWGGTAQRVYLKGNTA, encoded by the coding sequence ATGCTGCGGATCGATGCACATCAACACTTCTGGCATTACCAGCCGGAGGCGTTTAGCTGGATCGACAATTCGGCGCTAAAGCAGGATTTCTTGCCCGCGCAATTACGGCCCGAGCTGAGCGCGACGCAGATCGATGGCTGCATTGCGGTGCAGGCACGGCCCTGTGAAGCGGAAAATCAATTCTTATGCGACCTGGCGGCGCACCATGACGAGATCCTCGGCGTAGTGGGGTGGATCGATCTGCAGCAGCCCGATCCGGTCGCCTTGGATCCGCGCTGCTGCGGCTTTCGTCATCCGGTGCAGGACGAAGCCGATCCTGTGGCGTGGCTGGCTTCTGACGTAGTGGCGCGTGGCATGCGTCAGTTGCAACAGCAGCAGTTCAGTTGGGATCTGTTGGTCACTCATCACCATCTGCAGCAGGCCGCTGTTTTTGCTCAACGCCACGATGCGCACTGGATAGTACTTGATCACCTCGGTAAACCCGATATTGCGGCGGGAGCTGAACAGTGGAAGCAGCAGATCGCCCCACTGGCGGCGTTGCCTCACGTGGTGTGCAAATTGTCAGGGTTAGTCACGGAAGCGGGCGCGGGCTGGCAAGGCGCGCAGCTACTGCCATTTTTTGATGCGGCGCTGGCGCTGTTCGGGCCATCACGCTTGATGTTTGGCTCCGATTGGCCAGTTTCTCAGGGCGAAGCCCGCTATCAACAGGTGTGTGATCTGTGCCAGCAGTTGACACAAACGCTGTCGCAGCCCGAGCAGCAGGCGATTTGGGGCGGAACCGCTCAGCGTGTTTATCTCAAGGGGAATACAGCATGA
- a CDS encoding SDR family oxidoreductase, whose protein sequence is MNLFLTNKVVIVTGGGSGIGAAISQQLAEEGAIPVIVANQPPADAWFEQLQQQQPQALFIAAELSDETQCRAAVEQTRARFDRIDGLVNNAGVNDGVSLEAGRSAFVASLEKNLIHFYQMAHDCLPALRQSQGAIVNIGSKTALTGQGDTSGYCASKGAVLALTREWAASLLQDGIRVNAVIPAEVMTPLYERWIATFDQPDDKLAEITRRIPFGQRMTTPQEIANSVVFLLSARASHTTGQWLFVDGGYVHLDRALGG, encoded by the coding sequence ATGAATCTGTTTCTGACCAACAAAGTGGTGATCGTGACCGGCGGCGGTTCGGGCATCGGTGCCGCCATTAGCCAGCAACTGGCGGAGGAGGGCGCGATTCCGGTGATTGTCGCCAATCAACCGCCCGCTGACGCCTGGTTTGAACAACTGCAACAGCAACAACCGCAGGCGCTGTTTATCGCCGCCGAACTGAGTGATGAAACGCAATGCCGCGCTGCAGTAGAACAGACGCGGGCACGTTTTGATCGTATCGATGGCTTGGTAAATAACGCGGGAGTGAATGATGGCGTCAGTCTTGAAGCGGGGCGCAGCGCGTTTGTCGCCTCGCTGGAAAAGAACCTCATCCATTTCTATCAAATGGCGCACGACTGCTTGCCTGCGCTGCGTCAATCGCAAGGTGCCATCGTCAATATTGGCTCCAAAACTGCCCTGACTGGGCAAGGTGATACCAGCGGTTATTGCGCGTCAAAAGGGGCGGTGCTGGCGTTGACGCGTGAATGGGCCGCCTCGCTGTTGCAGGATGGCATTCGCGTCAATGCGGTGATCCCGGCTGAAGTGATGACGCCACTTTATGAACGCTGGATTGCCACCTTTGACCAGCCTGATGACAAGTTGGCAGAGATCACTCGCCGTATTCCGTTCGGCCAGCGCATGACCACACCGCAGGAGATCGCCAACAGCGTGGTGTTTTTGCTTTCCGCACGCGCATCGCATACCACCGGGCAATGGCTGTTTGTTGATGGCGGCTACGTTCACCTTGATCGAGCATTAGGAGGATGA
- a CDS encoding L-rhamnose mutarotase yields MSRRFCQALDLIDDPALIAEYQQLHQRIWPEVAAAMRQHGIEEMEIYCLGNRLFMVVEVNDTFNGQQYATHCQQDPVIQRWETLMWKFQQPTPWSAAGEKWALMPRIFALSTQSE; encoded by the coding sequence ATGAGTCGCCGTTTCTGTCAGGCGCTGGATTTGATCGACGATCCGGCACTTATCGCGGAGTACCAACAGCTGCATCAGCGTATCTGGCCAGAAGTGGCTGCGGCGATGCGGCAGCATGGCATTGAGGAGATGGAGATTTATTGCCTCGGCAACCGCCTGTTTATGGTGGTGGAGGTAAACGACACGTTTAACGGGCAGCAGTATGCAACGCATTGCCAACAGGATCCGGTGATCCAACGCTGGGAAACGCTGATGTGGAAATTTCAGCAGCCTACGCCATGGAGCGCAGCGGGCGAAAAATGGGCGCTGATGCCACGCATCTTTGCCCTCAGCACGCAGTCGGAATAA